DNA from Lagenorhynchus albirostris chromosome 3, mLagAlb1.1, whole genome shotgun sequence:
GAATCACGGGGCGAGTGCAGACAGCTGGGGGCGTGGGGCAGCATGCCCCAGGCTCAGCACCAGGGCTGCCAGGGACCCCCCACCAGGGCCAGGGCACGAGGGGCCCAGGCAGGTGAGGTGGCTCTTGGCCCCAGGGGAATCTCAGCCCAATTCTGAGGCCCTCTCATCATCTTCCGGACCCTCTGGAAACCAAGGGGGTGAGGACGGACTGGGTGCACACTGCAGACAGGAAAACAGCCCTGGGTGCTCTGGGGAGGAGGGCGCAGCTCCAATCCCCAGCTCTGCTCTGACAGGCTGCCTCGcgacctgccccccccccaccccgcctcactTCTTGGGATCCACCAGCGGCCCGGGGGCTGCACCTACAACGTGGACCCTATCAGCCAGCAGGACTCCTCACCTGGCAGCTCCCTGGGCAAGGCGGGCCATGAGGGTGGGTGCAGAGCCCCAGCAGGGATGCCCACTAGCTAAAGATATGAACCAGGTGCTGGCCCCCAGCCGAGGTCATTACAGCACCTGCTAAGTCATGAGGATTTTCTGAACCATTAAGCAGACTGTCATTTGGGGGCAGCTTTCTGGAAGGTTCCATGGGCAGCCTCAGGGCCCACCTCTCGGCTGGGCTCCGGGTGCCAGCTGGCGGTGTCCCTGTCTCCCCTGGGCAGTGGGGGTAGGGCCTGGCTTCCCTCCGGCCCCTGACACCAAGAAGGTTCTGGTCAAGATGACCCTGGCCCAGAATTGGCTGCCACCCCAGAGACAGCTGCCCTGACCCAGGTTGGGGTGACGGGACCGGTGTGACTACACTGCTGTCCCTGAGTCACTCCTGCCCCTGGGGACCTCGTCCTGCAGCTCCCAGGATGCCCCTGCCCTGTCCCACTGGTGGCATGGCCCCTGGGTCATGGAAAGGCACTGGGGCAGCAAGTGAGTTAAGAGGTGAGAACCAAGGCTTCTCGACGCTCGATCTGAAACTCGGACGCTGTGATGGCTGCGGCGAGGCCCCTGAGGCAGGTCCCGCCACCGGGGTCCTGAGCCCGGCGTGGGCACAAGGAGGCCGAGAGGCAGGGTTTCAGCTCTTTTGTTAGATGTGGCACAGCACCAACATGACACGGGAGGCCACGGAAGGACAGCGGGTCAACACTGGACCACGACCCCTGGTGGGGGTGGCAAATCCAAATGACAGGACGCTGGCAGAGGCTGGGCTTGGGCCTCGGGCTCTGCCAGCCAGTCGGGAGGGTCCCGGGGGGAGCCCAGGGGGCAGGTCCGGGCGCGGGTCCGGGCTGTGCGCATGCTCACTGGGCCTCCCTTGGCCGGGGTCGGGTGCACGCGCTCACTTGGCCGGCCGAGTGATGATGCGCGTGGAGAAGTCAAAGAGGTCGCGGTTGATCTTGCGCAGGTTCCGCACCTCGTCCTCCAGCTCTGCCACGCGGATCCGCAGCTGGTCCTGGCCGCCCAGCACgctctggggggaggggcggtggaATGCTCAGAGCGGGAGGGGGCCTCAGACATCCTGCTGGCAGGCAGCGGGGCGAGGCTGGCACTGAGGGCCACCGTCCCCACGGTCCATGACggagggtggggcgggggcacATCCCTTCCaacccaggcccaggccccctGCCGCCCTTCCCTCCGGACAAGCCCCCATCTTGGGCCCCTGCCCCCATCttgggcccctcccctcccccattttggggcctctcccctcccaccttctccAACGTGCTGCACATCACCCCGTGCAGCTGTTCCGCCCGCTCCAGGTAGCTGGGCTCTGACCCCTGGAACAGAAGGGGCCGCGTTAGCTGGCCACTCCCATCAAGCCTCGAGGGACGGTCGGCTAGCGCCTCCAGCCCTGGGAGGGCTCAGCCGCCCTGTGAGATGATGGACCCTGCTGCCGCCCAGAGGCCATCCGTCTCTCGCTGGACCCTGTCTGGGCACGCTGCCCTGGGCCAGCAGCCCGGAGCCTGGCACAGCCATCCATCAGGCCGCCGGGAGGGGTGTGGACAGCCCCGCAGGCGCGTGTGACTCCGAGGCGCAGAGACAGCAGACAGAGCCTGGCCTCAGTGGGCAAGGCTGGCCGTGCTGAGGACAGGCAGGGAGGGGCCCCAGGGGCCTGGAGGGGCAGGCAGGCCGTCATGAAGGGGGTCCCATGGGCACTGGGGCTGTGAGCGCTCCCGCCGCCCAGCTGGAGAAGGTGGCTGCCCGTGCACAACCTCTGGGTCCTGATCGGCCCCTGGAACAACACCCTGTTGTTGTTCTCAAAGGGCAGCGTGGCCCGCTCCCTCTCTGGAAGGTTCCAGGGCTTCCTGAGACCAGGGACCAGCCATCAGACTGGCCTCAACGACAAGGGCAGAGAAACCTCTTCAGCAAAGGAGCATGTGGAAGGTCCCCACCAGGACCCGACCCAAGGGCACCCAGAGCCACACGGCAGAGGCTGAGGCCCAAGGGTGGGGGTCCCTGCTAGGGGTGAGACGTACCTGCTGGTGGAGGCCCAGGCGTAGCGTGAGGCCCCCGTGGCGCGGCTCGTCCCCATGCTCCGCGCCCAGCAGGTGCTTGTTGAAGTGCGGCAAGGGCAGGCTGGGCCTGCAGTCGGAGCTCAGCATGCTGACGGGCGCCAGCACGATGCAGGCGTTGGTCACGGGGCCTGGGGCAGGCGGGCAGGCAGCGTCGGGACCCGCCCTCCGCCCCTCCAGCCACCCACCTGGCCCTGACACTCCCGTGCATTCCCGTCCCCACCCTCCACGAGGCAAACCCTGGGGCCTTGCTCCAGCCCCGGGGCGCCCACGTGTGGACAAGGCCCCCCGGGCCCAGGGCCTCCAGGAGGGCTGCGTGCGCCCACCTTTGAGAGCCACCGTCCTGAGGCACTGCTGGCTCTGCACATCCCAGAGGCGCACCGTCTCGTCGTGGGAGCCCGAGAGTAGCACGCTGCCATCCGTGGACACTGACAGGCAGGTCACCTGGTTCCTGGGGACAGACAGGTCACCTGGCGCCCGGGGGAGGGCGGCACAGtgaccccccaccaccacctcctggtCGACCCCATCCCTGTACCTGTGCCCTCTGAACACCTTCCCGTGGTCCTGCTCCGGCTGGAagctcttctctctctgcccGGGCTGCGGAAGCGGGAGGGCCGGTGAGCACAGGGCACAGCTGCATCTCGGCCCCAAGCCGCGCACACCCCCGTCCCCCACGCCCACTCACCCAGGTACAGAGGTCGACCTGGAAGATGGAGCCGTCACTACCACCGCAGAACATGTGATGCTCAGCCAGGTCCATGGTCACGGCCATGATGCTCACGTCGAAGAGCACAGACAGCAGCAGCTCGCCGGAGGAGACCTCCCACAGCTGGGGGCAGGGACGGGGGCATGGGTCTGAGAGCGGAGTAGAGCGCAGCGGCCCAGCCGGGAGACTCTGGATGCCACAGGAACCTCAGACGGGAGCTGTCACCACGGGGGGCTCGGGGGTTGAGGGACCTGCTTCTCACGCTGGGACCCCTCGCCACCACCGGCTTCAGTTACTGTCAGCCCCCAGGCCACCACCAGGTCAGCCCTGGACTGCCCCAACCAGGGACGAAGACCTGAGGACTCCCTCAAGTCCCCTGAGGCTTGGCCAGGAGCTGCCAGGTGCAGTGGCCAAGTGGGAACTTCCAAGCCGACACAGGGCTggactgcccccccccccgccccc
Protein-coding regions in this window:
- the WDR18 gene encoding WD repeat-containing protein 18 isoform X3; its protein translation is MTHVLGGGESMMAAPVEVAVCTDSAAQLWSCVVWELHSGANLLTYRGGQAGPRGLALLNGEYLLAAQLGKNYISAWELQRKDQLQQKIMCPGPVTCLTTSPNGLYVLAGITESIYLWEVSTGNLLVILSRHYQDVSCLQFTGDSSHFVSGGKDCLVLAWSLCSVLQADPSRTPAPRHVWSRHTLPITDLHCGFGGPLARVATSSLDQTVKLWEVSSGELLLSVLFDVSIMAVTMDLAEHHMFCGGSDGSIFQVDLCTWPGQREKSFQPEQDHGKVFRGHRNQVTCLSVSTDGSVLLSGSHDETVRLWDVQSQQCLRTVALKGPVTNACIVLAPVSMLSSDCRPSLPLPHFNKHLLGAEHGDEPRHGGLTLRLGLHQQSVLGGQDQLRIRVAELEDEVRNLRKINRDLFDFSTRIITRPAK
- the WDR18 gene encoding WD repeat-containing protein 18 isoform X2, giving the protein MTHVLGGGESMMAAPVEVAVCTDSAAQLWSCVVWELHSGANLLTYRGGQAGPRGLALLNGEYLLAAQLGKNYISAWELQRKDQLQQKIMCPGPVTCLTTSPNGLYVLAGITESIYLWEVSTGNLLVILSRHYQDVSCLQFTGDSSHFVSGGKDCLVLAWSLCSVLQADPSRTPAPRHVWSRHTLPITDLHCGFGGPLARVATSSLDQTVKLWEVSSGELLLSVLFDVSIMAVTMDLAEHHMFCGGSDGSIFQVDLCTWPGQREKSFQPEQDHGKVFRGHRNQVTCLSVSTDGSVLLSGSHDETVRLWDVQSQQCLRTVALKGPVTNACIVLAPVSMLSSDCRPSLPLPHFNKHLLGAEHGDEPRHGGLTLRLGLHQQGSEPSYLERAEQLHGVMCSTLEKSVLGGQDQLRIRVAELEDEVRNLRKINRDLFDFSTRIITRPAK
- the WDR18 gene encoding WD repeat-containing protein 18 isoform X4 — translated: MTHVLGGGESMMAAPVEVAVCTDSAAQLWSCVVWELHSGANLLTYRGGQAGPRGLALLNGPASAEDHVPRTGHLSYHVAQWPLRSGRDHREHIPVGGFHGEPSGHPEPPLPGCVVPTVHGGQQPLRLGGQGLPGAGLEPLQLWEVSSGELLLSVLFDVSIMAVTMDLAEHHMFCGGSDGSIFQVDLCTWPGQREKSFQPEQDHGKVFRGHRNQVTCLSVSTDGSVLLSGSHDETVRLWDVQSQQCLRTVALKGPVTNACIVLAPVSMLSSDCRPSLPLPHFNKHLLGAEHGDEPRHGGLTLRLGLHQQAPGAPPCLSSARPALPTEARLCLLSLRLGVTRACGAVHTPPGGLMDGCARLRAAGPGQRAQTGSSERRMASGRQQGPSSHRAAEPSQGWRR
- the WDR18 gene encoding WD repeat-containing protein 18 isoform X1, giving the protein MTHVLGGGESMMAAPVEVAVCTDSAAQLWSCVVWELHSGANLLTYRGGQAGPRGLALLNGEYLLAAQLGKNYISAWELQRKDQLQQKIMCPGPVTCLTTSPNGLYVLAGITESIYLWEVSTGNLLVILSRHYQDVSCLQFTGDSSHFVSGGKDCLVLAWSLCSVLQADPSRTPAPRHVWSRHTLPITDLHCGFGGPLARVATSSLDQTVKLWEVSSGELLLSVLFDVSIMAVTMDLAEHHMFCGGSDGSIFQVDLCTWPGQREKSFQPEQDHGKVFRGHRNQVTCLSVSTDGSVLLSGSHDETVRLWDVQSQQCLRTVALKGPVTNACIVLAPVSMLSSDCRPSLPLPHFNKHLLGAEHGDEPRHGGLTLRLGLHQQAPGAPPCLSSARPALPTEARLCLLSLRLGVTRACGAVHTPPGGLMDGCARLRAAGPGQRAQTGSSERRMASGRQQGPSSHRAAEPSQGWRR
- the WDR18 gene encoding WD repeat-containing protein 18 isoform X5; protein product: MDQLQQKIMCPGPVTCLTTSPNGLYVLAGITESIYLWEVSTGNLLVILSRHYQDVSCLQFTGDSSHFVSGGKDCLVLAWSLCSVLQADPSRTPAPRHVWSRHTLPITDLHCGFGGPLARVATSSLDQTVKLWEVSSGELLLSVLFDVSIMAVTMDLAEHHMFCGGSDGSIFQVDLCTWPGQREKSFQPEQDHGKVFRGHRNQVTCLSVSTDGSVLLSGSHDETVRLWDVQSQQCLRTVALKGPVTNACIVLAPVSMLSSDCRPSLPLPHFNKHLLGAEHGDEPRHGGLTLRLGLHQQAPGAPPCLSSARPALPTEARLCLLSLRLGVTRACGAVHTPPGGLMDGCARLRAAGPGQRAQTGSSERRMASGRQQGPSSHRAAEPSQGWRR